The Balneolales bacterium ANBcel1 sequence CCAGTTTCGATACCATCATGGACAATCTGATCGAAATGAAAGGTCTGGCTACCCAGGCGGCCAACGATTCCCTCGGCGGCACCGAGCGGGAATACATCGGTGAGCAAATCAAAGCATTGGGAAACGACATAAACGATATTGCCAACCAGACGGTCTTCCAGGACTTCCCCTTGTTGAGTGGGGGAAATGGTGGCCAAACCGATGGCCTTAGTCTTACTTTTCAGGTAGGGGAACGGGCATCCGACACCATTACAGTCGACCTGGCAGCGGTGAATATCAACCAGCTTTTTTCAGGCAGTAATGCTGCCGTGGATGGCACAACATCCTTTGCTACAAAGATAACGCATGCGGATGATTTTGGATTGGAGCCCGGGCAAACTATAACGGGGGGATACAGCACGCGTGGTACGGGAGGTGATGCCATAATTGTTGAATTTAGCGGTTTATCGGTGGAGCACGAAATTACTTCGGATGATTTATTTGACATGACAGTCACCATTAATGAAGAATTTATCAATCCGGAAATCGGAGGATGGGTGACCGGCGAACCCGGGGATTGGGGAATTGAGTGGTTTAATGGGCTTGATTCACCGGCATCAATAACGTTTACAGGTGATAATTATCCCGGGTACACCGTTCACATTGATCCGGCAACAACTGGTGGCGGTAGTGTTAAGCAAGGTGGCGAACTTGACTTTACCGGATGGGATGCTGAAGGATACCGTTCTTTTATTACCGACATTGACAGCGCGATCGACGGCATGTCCGAGCGTGTGAACGACATCGGTATCGCCCAGTCGTCGCTGAGTGTGCGCGAAGTGACCCTTTCGCAGGGCATCAGCGCCAACCAGTCTGCGGTAAGCC is a genomic window containing:
- a CDS encoding flagellin, which codes for SFDTIMDNLIEMKGLATQAANDSLGGTEREYIGEQIKALGNDINDIANQTVFQDFPLLSGGNGGQTDGLSLTFQVGERASDTITVDLAAVNINQLFSGSNAAVDGTTSFATKITHADDFGLEPGQTITGGYSTRGTGGDAIIVEFSGLSVEHEITSDDLFDMTVTINEEFINPEIGGWVTGEPGDWGIEWFNGLDSPASITFTGDNYPGYTVHIDPATTGGGSVKQGGELDFTGWDAEGYRSFITDIDSAIDGMSERVNDIGIAQSSLSVREVTLSQGISANQSAVSRIMDTDFAKEQSESVRLQILQQTATSALAQANMGPQSVLGFLG